One Streptomyces sp. NBC_00554 DNA segment encodes these proteins:
- a CDS encoding PQQ-dependent sugar dehydrogenase has product MHPYASNRKNRSHTRRPRLRGALALLSGAILAAASLTLTAPAAGAAVADPAEVTAAAEDFQQVTLAKGEPEVGEPMSLAVLPDRSVLTTSRDGELRLTDSAGNTKLAGKIDVYSHDEEGLQGIGLDPGFAQNRFIYLYYAPPLNTPAGDAPETGTAADFAPFDGVNRLSRFVLNADGTLNNASETKVLDVQASRGICCHVGGDIDFDAAGNLYLSTGDDSNPFQSQGFTPIDERADRNPAFDAQRSAGNTNDLRGKILRIKVNADGSYAIPDGNLFAPGTDKTRPEIYAMGFRNPFRFSVDKATGILYVGEYGPDAGAADPTRGPAGQVEFARVTAPGNFGWPYCTGANDAYVDYDFATGTSGAAFDCAAPKNTSPNNTGLTDLPPAQAAWIPYDGASVPEFGSGSESPMGGPVYHYDASLDSPVKFPEAYDGDFFAGEFGRRWIKRIESDANGTVQSINDIPWTGTQIMDMAFGPDGALYVLDYGTAWFGGDEHSGLYRIENATDGHSPVAQAAADRTSGQAALKVKFSSAGSTDADGDALTYSWDFGDGGTSTAANPTYKYKKNGTYTATVTAKDATGRTGSASVQIVVGNTAPTVTLQLPQDGQLFNFGDAVPFKVKVTDPEDGKAIDCAKVKVNFILGHDSHGHVLTSANGCTGTIQTGAGDGHDDDANIFGVFDAEYTDGGGGGQAPLTSHDQAVVQPKHRQAEHFGTSSGITVISKATAHGGETVGDIDNGDWISFTPYVLSNAQKITARVASAGAGGTLEVRAGSPTGRVLGKATVPVTGGWETFQDVSADLSRAPRGTTSLYLVFKGSSGNGALYDVDDFTFTTSG; this is encoded by the coding sequence GTGCACCCGTACGCCAGTAACAGGAAGAACAGAAGCCACACTAGACGCCCGAGACTACGCGGGGCACTCGCCCTGCTGAGCGGCGCGATCCTCGCGGCCGCCTCTCTCACCCTCACCGCACCCGCGGCCGGCGCAGCCGTCGCCGACCCCGCCGAAGTCACCGCCGCTGCCGAGGACTTCCAGCAGGTCACCCTCGCCAAGGGCGAGCCCGAGGTCGGCGAGCCCATGTCGCTGGCCGTGCTCCCGGACCGCTCGGTCCTGACCACCTCACGCGACGGCGAACTCCGTCTCACCGACAGCGCGGGCAACACCAAGCTCGCGGGCAAGATCGACGTGTACTCGCACGACGAGGAGGGCCTCCAGGGCATCGGCCTCGACCCCGGCTTCGCCCAGAACCGCTTCATCTACCTCTACTACGCGCCCCCGCTGAACACCCCCGCGGGCGACGCCCCCGAGACCGGCACGGCCGCCGACTTCGCACCCTTCGACGGCGTCAACCGCCTCTCGCGGTTCGTCCTGAACGCCGACGGCACCCTGAACAACGCGAGCGAGACGAAGGTCCTCGACGTCCAGGCCTCCCGCGGCATCTGCTGCCACGTCGGCGGCGACATCGACTTCGACGCGGCCGGAAACCTCTACCTGTCGACCGGCGACGACTCCAACCCCTTCCAGTCGCAGGGCTTCACGCCCATCGACGAGCGCGCCGACCGCAACCCGGCCTTCGACGCCCAGCGTTCCGCCGGCAACACCAACGACCTGCGCGGCAAGATCCTGCGCATCAAGGTGAACGCCGACGGCTCGTACGCCATCCCGGACGGCAACCTCTTCGCGCCCGGCACGGACAAGACGCGCCCCGAGATCTACGCGATGGGCTTCCGCAACCCGTTCCGCTTCAGCGTCGACAAGGCGACGGGCATCCTGTACGTCGGTGAATACGGCCCCGACGCCGGCGCCGCCGACCCGACACGCGGCCCCGCCGGACAGGTCGAGTTCGCTCGCGTCACCGCCCCCGGCAACTTCGGGTGGCCGTACTGCACCGGCGCCAACGACGCCTACGTGGACTACGACTTCGCCACCGGCACCTCGGGCGCGGCCTTCGACTGCGCCGCCCCCAAGAACACCTCGCCCAACAACACCGGTCTCACCGACCTGCCGCCGGCCCAGGCCGCCTGGATCCCCTACGACGGTGCGTCCGTCCCGGAGTTCGGCAGCGGCTCGGAGTCCCCGATGGGTGGCCCGGTCTACCACTACGACGCCTCGCTCGACTCGCCGGTGAAGTTCCCGGAGGCCTACGACGGCGACTTCTTCGCGGGCGAGTTCGGCCGCCGCTGGATCAAGCGGATCGAGTCGGACGCCAACGGCACCGTGCAGTCCATCAACGACATCCCCTGGACGGGCACCCAGATCATGGACATGGCGTTCGGACCGGACGGAGCGCTGTACGTCCTCGACTACGGCACCGCCTGGTTCGGCGGCGACGAGCACTCGGGTCTGTACCGGATCGAGAACGCCACCGACGGGCACTCCCCGGTCGCGCAGGCCGCGGCCGACCGCACCTCGGGACAGGCCGCGCTGAAGGTGAAGTTCTCGTCCGCCGGTTCGACCGACGCCGACGGTGACGCCCTCACGTACAGCTGGGACTTCGGCGACGGCGGAACCTCGACCGCGGCGAACCCGACGTACAAGTACAAGAAGAACGGCACGTACACGGCGACGGTGACCGCCAAGGACGCCACCGGGCGTACCGGCAGCGCGAGCGTGCAGATCGTGGTCGGCAACACCGCGCCCACAGTGACGCTTCAACTGCCGCAGGACGGGCAGCTGTTCAACTTCGGTGACGCCGTTCCGTTCAAGGTGAAGGTCACCGACCCGGAGGACGGCAAGGCGATCGACTGCGCCAAGGTGAAGGTCAACTTCATCCTCGGACACGACAGTCACGGCCATGTGCTGACCTCGGCCAACGGCTGCACCGGCACCATCCAGACCGGCGCGGGCGACGGACACGACGACGACGCGAACATCTTCGGAGTCTTCGACGCCGAGTACACGGACGGCGGAGGCGGTGGCCAGGCTCCGCTGACCAGCCACGACCAGGCCGTCGTGCAGCCCAAGCACCGTCAGGCCGAGCACTTCGGCACGTCCTCGGGGATCACGGTCATCTCGAAGGCGACCGCGCACGGCGGCGAGACGGTCGGCGACATCGACAACGGCGACTGGATCTCCTTCACGCCGTACGTGCTGAGCAACGCCCAGAAGATCACGGCGCGGGTCGCGTCGGCCGGCGCGGGCGGCACCCTCGAAGTCCGCGCGGGCTCTCCGACCGGCCGGGTGTTGGGCAAGGCGACTGTGCCGGTGACCGGCGGCTGGGAGACCTTCCAGGACGTGAGCGCCGACCTGTCCCGCGCCCCGCGCGGCACGACCTCGCTCTACCTCGTCTTCAAGGGGAGCAGCGGGAACGGCGCGCTGTACGACGTGGACGACTTCACCTTCACGACTAGCGGCTGA
- a CDS encoding substrate-binding domain-containing protein, translating into MPELTSRRGLLFGTAAVGAGVLLAGCTSNESDDDNAANDQPAAASDTPGKEVTIGFAGPQADHGWLNAINDNAKSRAKKYSDVTLEITEGSNDTAAQIGQIETLINKKVDVLVVLPADGKALTQVGLQAMRAGIPVINLDRIFNSPQAYRCWIGGDNYGMGLNAGHYIGEKLKDKQNAKVIELAGLDNLELTQQRTQGFDAALKNYPNIKKVARQAAEFTVESGQAKMSQLLQAQSNFDALWNHDDDQGVGALRAIEQAGRDDFLMVGGAGALSAMQAIEADDGVLKATVLYPPTMAASAIDLARALGQAKGIGGLAEFEIPASITLYSAVVDKENVGQYMSTGFK; encoded by the coding sequence ATGCCAGAGCTCACGAGCCGCAGGGGACTGCTCTTCGGGACCGCCGCCGTCGGGGCCGGTGTCCTGCTCGCCGGCTGCACCAGCAACGAGTCCGACGACGACAACGCGGCGAACGACCAGCCGGCCGCCGCCTCCGACACACCCGGCAAGGAAGTCACCATCGGCTTCGCCGGGCCACAGGCCGACCACGGCTGGCTCAACGCGATCAACGACAACGCCAAGAGCCGCGCCAAGAAGTACTCGGACGTGACGCTGGAGATCACCGAGGGCTCCAACGACACCGCCGCGCAGATCGGCCAGATCGAGACCCTGATCAACAAGAAGGTCGACGTCCTGGTCGTACTGCCTGCCGACGGCAAGGCGCTCACCCAGGTGGGCCTGCAGGCCATGCGGGCCGGGATCCCGGTCATCAACCTCGACCGGATCTTCAACTCGCCCCAGGCATACCGCTGTTGGATAGGCGGCGACAACTACGGCATGGGCCTCAACGCCGGCCACTACATCGGCGAGAAGCTCAAGGACAAGCAGAACGCCAAGGTCATCGAACTCGCCGGGCTCGACAACCTGGAGCTGACCCAGCAGCGCACCCAGGGCTTCGACGCCGCCCTGAAGAACTACCCGAACATCAAGAAGGTCGCCCGCCAGGCCGCCGAGTTCACCGTCGAGTCGGGGCAGGCCAAGATGTCCCAGCTCCTGCAGGCCCAGTCGAACTTCGACGCCCTGTGGAACCACGACGACGACCAGGGAGTCGGCGCCCTGCGCGCCATCGAGCAGGCCGGGCGTGACGACTTCCTGATGGTCGGCGGCGCGGGCGCGCTCTCCGCCATGCAGGCCATCGAGGCGGACGACGGCGTCCTCAAGGCCACCGTCCTCTACCCGCCGACCATGGCCGCCTCCGCCATCGACCTCGCCCGCGCGCTCGGCCAGGCCAAGGGCATCGGCGGCCTCGCCGAGTTCGAGATCCCGGCCTCCATCACGCTCTACTCGGCCGTCGTCGACAAGGAGAACGTCGGCCAGTACATGTCCACCGGCTTCAAGTGA
- a CDS encoding sugar phosphate isomerase/epimerase has product MPRTFTLFTGQWADLPLEEVCRLARDFGYDGLELACWGDHFEVDKALADPGYIDSRHALLDKYGLKCWAISNHLVGQAVCDAIIDERHKAILPARIWGDGDGEGVRQRAAAEIADTARAAAAFGVDTVIGFTGSAIWHLVAMFPPAPESMIERGYEDFAERWNPILDVFDAQGVRFAHEVHPSEIAYDYWTTHKALEAVGHRPAFGLNFDPSHFVWQDLDPVGFLYDFRDRIYHVDCKEARKRLDGRNGRLGSHLPWGDPRRGWDFVSAGHGDVPWEDVFRMLRSIDYTGPISVEWEDAGMDRLQGAPEALTRLKAYDFEPPSASFDAAFGGND; this is encoded by the coding sequence ATGCCGCGCACCTTCACACTCTTCACCGGCCAGTGGGCCGACCTGCCGCTCGAGGAAGTCTGCCGCCTCGCCCGCGACTTCGGCTACGACGGACTCGAACTCGCCTGCTGGGGCGACCACTTCGAGGTCGACAAGGCGCTCGCGGACCCGGGCTACATCGACTCCCGGCACGCACTGCTCGACAAGTACGGCCTCAAGTGCTGGGCGATCTCCAACCACCTGGTCGGCCAGGCCGTCTGCGACGCCATCATCGACGAACGCCACAAGGCCATCCTGCCCGCCCGCATCTGGGGCGACGGTGACGGTGAGGGCGTACGGCAGCGGGCCGCCGCCGAGATCGCCGACACCGCACGAGCGGCGGCCGCCTTCGGCGTCGACACCGTCATCGGCTTCACCGGCTCCGCCATCTGGCACCTGGTCGCGATGTTCCCGCCCGCGCCCGAGTCGATGATCGAGCGCGGCTACGAGGACTTCGCCGAGCGCTGGAACCCGATCCTGGACGTCTTCGACGCGCAGGGCGTGCGGTTCGCGCACGAGGTCCACCCCAGCGAGATCGCGTACGACTACTGGACAACTCACAAGGCACTGGAGGCAGTCGGCCACCGCCCCGCCTTCGGCCTGAACTTCGACCCCTCGCACTTCGTGTGGCAGGACCTCGACCCCGTCGGGTTCCTCTACGACTTCCGCGACCGGATCTACCACGTCGACTGCAAGGAAGCCCGCAAGCGGCTCGACGGCCGCAACGGCCGCCTCGGCTCGCACCTGCCCTGGGGCGACCCGCGCCGCGGCTGGGACTTCGTCTCCGCAGGCCACGGCGATGTCCCCTGGGAGGACGTCTTCCGCATGCTGCGGTCCATCGACTACACGGGCCCCATCTCCGTGGAGTGGGAGGACGCCGGCATGGACCGGCTCCAGGGCGCACCCGAGGCCCTGACCCGCCTCAAGGCGTACGACTTCGAGCCACCGTCGGCATCGTTCGACGCGGCGTTCGGCGGCAACGACTAG
- a CDS encoding Gfo/Idh/MocA family protein, translated as MGQPHQGDEVEAAAGAPAEAAKPPLGVGMVGYAFMGAAHSQGWRTVGHVFDLPRRPVLAAVCGRDGEAVRAMADRHGWAAAETDWRALIARDDVDLVDICTPGDSHAEIAVAALAAGKHVLCEKPLANTVAEAEAMTEAAEAAEKRGQLAMVGFNYRRLPATSLARSMVAEGRLGALRHVRVTYLQDWLVDPEFPLTWRLRKEAAGSGALGDLGAHIIDLAQYLAGEPVVGVSALTETFVRERPLPGGTTSGLSAASGAGGGVGTVTVDDAALFTGRFASGALASFEASRFATGRKNSLRIELNGERGSLAFDLERLNELSYHDHTEPGAHAGFRRILVTEPDHPYLDAWWPPGHGLGYEHTFVHQARDLVQAIAAGHRPVPSFADGLQVQRVLAAVEESAEKNSVYTPIAVHTPIAVRGGL; from the coding sequence ATGGGACAGCCGCACCAGGGCGACGAGGTCGAGGCAGCCGCCGGGGCGCCGGCCGAGGCCGCGAAGCCGCCATTGGGCGTGGGCATGGTCGGTTACGCCTTCATGGGCGCCGCCCACTCCCAGGGCTGGCGCACCGTGGGCCACGTCTTCGACCTGCCGCGCCGACCGGTCCTCGCCGCGGTCTGCGGGCGTGACGGCGAAGCCGTGCGGGCGATGGCGGACCGGCACGGCTGGGCGGCGGCCGAGACCGACTGGCGCGCCCTGATCGCCCGGGACGACGTCGACCTCGTCGACATCTGCACCCCCGGCGACAGCCACGCCGAGATCGCCGTCGCCGCCCTGGCAGCGGGCAAGCACGTGCTGTGCGAGAAGCCCCTCGCGAACACGGTCGCGGAGGCGGAGGCGATGACGGAGGCCGCCGAAGCTGCCGAGAAGCGCGGTCAGTTGGCCATGGTCGGCTTCAACTACCGTCGGCTGCCCGCCACTTCACTGGCCCGGTCGATGGTCGCCGAAGGGCGCCTGGGAGCTCTGCGGCATGTCCGGGTGACGTACCTTCAGGACTGGCTGGTGGACCCAGAGTTCCCGCTCACCTGGCGGCTGCGCAAGGAGGCCGCGGGCTCGGGCGCGCTCGGGGACCTCGGGGCGCACATCATCGACCTCGCGCAGTATCTGGCGGGGGAGCCGGTCGTCGGGGTCTCCGCGCTCACCGAGACGTTCGTACGGGAGCGGCCGCTGCCCGGCGGGACGACGAGCGGCCTGTCGGCGGCATCGGGAGCCGGCGGTGGCGTCGGCACGGTCACCGTCGACGACGCCGCCCTCTTCACCGGCCGCTTCGCCTCCGGCGCCCTCGCCTCCTTCGAGGCCTCCCGGTTCGCGACCGGCCGCAAGAACTCCCTGCGCATCGAACTCAACGGCGAGCGCGGCTCGTTGGCCTTTGACCTGGAACGCCTCAACGAACTCTCCTACCACGACCACACCGAACCCGGCGCCCACGCGGGCTTCCGCCGCATCCTGGTCACCGAGCCCGACCACCCCTACCTGGACGCCTGGTGGCCGCCGGGTCACGGCCTCGGCTACGAGCACACCTTCGTGCACCAGGCCCGCGACCTGGTGCAGGCCATCGCCGCAGGACACCGTCCGGTGCCGTCCTTCGCCGACGGGCTGCAAGTGCAGCGTGTGCTGGCCGCCGTGGAGGAGAGCGCCGAGAAGAACTCCGTCTACACCCCCATAGCGGTCCATACGCCCATAGCGGTTCGAGGAGGCCTTTAA
- a CDS encoding ThuA domain-containing protein: MRAPARVMTSAAAAAVLIGCVSGPAASKGADETRVLVFSKTAGFRHDSIPEGIAAVRELGADGGFTVDATEDAGAFTTGNLARYDAVVFLSTTGDVLDAAQQGAFERYIKRGGGYVGIHAAADTEYDWAFYGGLAGAYFQSHPAIQPATVDVEDRAHPATSGLASTWNRTDEWYNYRSNPREHAHVLASLDESSYTGGTMSGDHPIAWCQEYRGGRAFYTGGGHTKESYADPAFRQHLLGGIEYAVGDAQADCRPENGYRPLFDGTAESLSAWRQAGPGSFSLSGDGTLTSSGGLGMLWYAGSGSGSDPGPGFGSYSLKLDWQVAGDDNSGVFVGFPASDDPWSAVNNGYEIQIDATDAPDRTTGAVYSFQSADIKKRDRALNPPGEWNTYEIRVEGERLRVWLNGVKINDFTNTDPVRSLRDGHIGLQNHGADDQVSFRDVRIKELPVKGD; the protein is encoded by the coding sequence ATGCGCGCACCAGCGCGAGTCATGACGTCCGCAGCGGCGGCGGCCGTGCTCATCGGCTGTGTATCGGGACCGGCCGCGTCGAAGGGAGCCGATGAGACGCGGGTCCTGGTCTTCTCCAAGACCGCCGGCTTCCGGCACGACTCGATTCCCGAAGGGATCGCGGCCGTACGGGAGTTGGGCGCGGACGGCGGCTTCACCGTCGACGCGACCGAGGACGCCGGAGCCTTCACCACCGGCAACCTCGCCCGCTACGACGCCGTCGTCTTCCTCTCCACCACGGGCGATGTCCTCGACGCCGCCCAACAGGGCGCCTTCGAGCGGTACATCAAGCGGGGCGGCGGCTATGTGGGCATCCACGCGGCCGCCGACACCGAGTACGACTGGGCCTTCTACGGCGGTCTCGCGGGCGCGTACTTCCAGTCGCACCCCGCGATCCAGCCCGCGACGGTCGACGTCGAGGACCGGGCACACCCGGCGACCTCGGGCCTTGCCAGCACGTGGAACCGGACCGACGAGTGGTACAACTACCGCTCCAATCCCCGGGAACACGCCCACGTCCTGGCCTCGCTCGACGAGTCCTCGTACACCGGCGGCACGATGAGCGGCGACCATCCGATCGCCTGGTGCCAGGAGTACCGGGGCGGCCGCGCCTTCTACACCGGGGGCGGCCACACCAAGGAGTCCTACGCCGACCCCGCTTTCCGTCAGCACCTGTTGGGCGGAATCGAGTACGCCGTCGGCGACGCACAGGCCGACTGCCGTCCGGAGAACGGCTACCGGCCGCTCTTCGACGGCACCGCCGAGTCGCTGTCGGCGTGGCGGCAGGCGGGCCCGGGTTCGTTCTCGCTGAGCGGGGACGGAACGCTGACGTCGAGCGGCGGGCTGGGGATGCTCTGGTACGCCGGTTCCGGCTCCGGCTCCGATCCTGGTCCCGGCTTCGGTTCGTACTCGCTGAAGCTGGACTGGCAGGTGGCCGGGGACGACAACTCCGGTGTCTTCGTGGGCTTCCCGGCCTCCGACGACCCGTGGTCGGCCGTGAACAACGGCTACGAGATCCAGATCGACGCGACCGACGCCCCCGACCGCACCACCGGGGCCGTGTACAGCTTCCAGTCCGCCGACATCAAGAAGCGCGACCGTGCGCTGAACCCGCCGGGGGAGTGGAACACGTACGAGATCCGCGTGGAGGGCGAACGGCTCCGCGTCTGGCTCAACGGCGTGAAGATCAACGATTTCACCAACACCGATCCGGTGCGGAGCCTGCGCGACGGGCACATCGGCCTCCAGAACCACGGGGCCGACGACCAGGTGTCCTTCCGTGACGTCCGGATCAAGGAACTGCCCGTGAAGGGCGATTGA